A genomic window from Nicotiana sylvestris chromosome 11, ASM39365v2, whole genome shotgun sequence includes:
- the LOC138880767 gene encoding uncharacterized protein produces the protein MQFNSLARYAPTTVADMSDRVHQFVSGLGEHLINECTTASLNQGMDIARIQAYAQGLEDHKRQQRANQEHDKGQQKRARFAGNTGEFRGGFRPQFPRSQSYPVASAPPQFQGQRHDRTTYSGPGGGGMAQPTASAGASSSSSIRPPRQSMQTSAGRGRGRFRSSGSGGQQNRIYALSIRQELESSPYVVTCILSVFSIYMYALIDPGSTLSYISPFVASEPIIEWKGDAAAPKGKFISYLKAQRMILKGYIYHLVRVHDMEVKSPTLQSVPVVNEFPDVFSDELLGLPLEREIDFAIDMLPDTQPISIPTYRMAPAELKELKAQLKDLLNKGFISPNTSP, from the exons ATGCAGTTCAactctttggcaaggtatgctcctaCGACTGTTGCTGATATGAGTGATCGGGTACACCAGTTTGTTAGTGGTTTGGGGGAACatttgataaatgagtgcactacAGCTTCTCTAAACCAAGGAATGGATATTGCCCGTATTCAAGCATATGCACAGGGTCTAGAGGATCACAAGAGGCAACAACGAGCCAATCAAGAGCATGATAAAGGTCAGCAGAAGAGGGCACGGTTCGCAGGTAACACAGGAGAGTTTCGAGGTGGATTTAGGCCACAGTTTCCCCGGAGTCAATCTTATCCGGTAGCCAGTGCGCCGCCACAGTTTCAGGGACAGCGACATGATCGGACCacttattctggtccag GTGGAgggggtatggctcagccgacggCATCTGCaggggcttcttcttcttcttcgatacGTCCTCCTAGGCAGAGTATGCAGACATCAGCTGGCAGGGGTAGGGGAAGATTTCGCTCTTCTGGTTCAGGAGGTCAGCAGAATCGCATATATGCTTTATCGATTCGTCAGGAATTAGAGTCATCTCCGTACGTGGTTACATGTATACTATCCGTCTTTTCTATCTATATGTATGCCTTGATAGATCCTGGTTCTACATTGTCGTATATCTCCCCCTTTGTTGCTA GTGAGCCTATTATTGAATGGAAAGGTGATGCTGCAGCACCTAAGGgaaagtttatttcttaccttaaagcTCAAAGGATGATTTTGAAAGGGTATATCTATCATTTGGTACGAGTGCATGATATGGAGGTGAAATCTCCAACTCTTCAATCGGTTCCCGTCGTGAATGAATTTCCCGATGTATTTTCTGATGAACTTCTTGGTCTTCCTCTAGAAAGAGAAATCGACTTTGCTATTGATATGCTTCCAGatactcaaccaatatctatTCCTACATATAGAATGGCTCCTGctgagttaaaagaattgaaagcCCAGTTGAAGGATCTTCTGAATAAGGGCTTTATCAGTCCCAACACATCTCCCTAG